The following are encoded in a window of Urocitellus parryii isolate mUroPar1 chromosome 7, mUroPar1.hap1, whole genome shotgun sequence genomic DNA:
- the Kcnj12 gene encoding ATP-sensitive inward rectifier potassium channel 12 isoform X4 — protein sequence MTAASRANPYSIVSSEEDGLHLVTMSGANGFGNGKVHTRRRCRNRFVKKNGQCNIEFANMDEKSQRYLADMFTTCVDIRWRYMLLIFSLAFLASWLLFGVIFWVIAVAHGDLEPAEGRGRTPCVLQVHGFMAAFLFSIETQTTIGYGLRCVTEECPVAVFMVVAQSIVGCIIDSFMIGAIMAKMARPKKRAQTLLFSHNAVVALRDGKLCLMWRVGNLRKSHIVEAHVRAQLIKPRVTEEGEYIPLDQIDIDVGFDKGLDRIFLVSPITILHEIDEASPLFGISRQDLETDDFEIVVILEGMVEATAMTTQARSSYLANEILWGHRFEPVLFEEKNQYKIDYSHFHKTYEVPSTPRCSAKELVENKFLLPSANSFCYENELAFLSRDEEDEADGDQDGRSRDGLSPQPRHDFDRLQPGGGGALEQRPYRRESEI from the coding sequence ATGACCGCGGCCAGCAGGGCCAACCCCTACAGCATCGTGTCGTCGGAGGAGGACGGTCTGCACCTGGTCACCATGTCGGGCGCCAACGGCTTCGGCAATGGCAAGGTCCACACGCGGCGCCGGTGCCGCAACCGCTTTGTCAAGAAGAACGGCCAGTGCAACATCGAGTTCGCCAACATGGACGAGAAGTCGCAGCGCTACCTGGCGGACATGTTCACCACCTGCGTGGACATCCGCTGGCGCTACATGCTGCTCATCTTCTCGCTGGCCTTCCTGGCCTCCTGGCTGCTCTTTGGCGTCATCTTCTGGGTCATCGCCGTGGCCCACGGCGACCTGGAGCCGGCCGAGGGCCGGGGCCGCACCCCGTGCGTGCTGCAGGTGCACGGCTTCATGGCCGCCTTCCTCTTCTCCATCGAGACGCAGACCACCATCGGCTACGGGCTGCGCTGTGTGACCGAGGAGTGCCCCGTGGCCGTCTTCATGGTGGTGGCCCAGTCCATCGTGGGCTGCATCATCGACTCCTTCATGATCGGTGCCATCATGGCCAAGATGGCGCGTCCCAAGAAGCGGGCGCAGACGCTGCTGTTCAGCCACAATGCTGTGGTGGCCCTGCGCGACGGCAAGCTCTGCCTCATGTGGCGGGTGGGCAACCTCCGCAAGAGTCATATCGTGGAGGCCCATGTGCGGGCGCAGCTCATTAAGCCCAGGGTCACGGAGGAGGGTGAGTACATCCCGCTGGATCAGATCGACATCGATGTGGGCTTTGACAAGGGCCTGGACCGCATCTTCCTGGTGTCGCCCATCACCATCCTGCACGAGATCGACGAGGCCAGCCCGCTGTTCGGCATCAGCAGGCAGGACCTGGAGACGGACGACTTTGAGATCGTGGTCATTCTGGAGGGCATGGTGGAGGCCACCGCCATGACCACGCAGGCCCGCAGCTCCTACCTGGCCAACGAGATCCTGTGGGGCCACCGCTTTGAGCCGGTGCTCTTTGAGGAGAAGAATCAGTATAAGATTGACTACTCCCACTTCCATAAGACCTACGAGGTGCCCTCCACGCCCCGCTGTAGTGCCAAGGAACTGGTGGAGAACAAGTTCCTCCTGCCCAGCGCCAACTCCTTCTGCTATGAGAATGAGCTGGCCTTCCTGAGCCGGGACGAGGAGGACGAGGCGGACGGAGACCAGGACGGCCGCAGTCGAGATGGCCTGAGCCCCCAGCCCCGGCATGACTTTGACAGGCTGCAGCCTGGCGGCGGTGGTGCCCTTGAACAGCGGCCCTACAGGAGGGAGTCAGAGATCTGA
- the Kcnj12 gene encoding ATP-sensitive inward rectifier potassium channel 12 isoform X2, whose amino-acid sequence MTRWTSLQASRPHKPAPCDLAASRRRLSAPTLAASPWRVPESGAESSLQNSPQAPHPCRVPSSWPRQKERLPVWPQASAPQTQGALPPGGSRGAGQGPPHPGMTAASRANPYSIVSSEEDGLHLVTMSGANGFGNGKVHTRRRCRNRFVKKNGQCNIEFANMDEKSQRYLADMFTTCVDIRWRYMLLIFSLAFLASWLLFGVIFWVIAVAHGDLEPAEGRGRTPCVLQVHGFMAAFLFSIETQTTIGYGLRCVTEECPVAVFMVVAQSIVGCIIDSFMIGAIMAKMARPKKRAQTLLFSHNAVVALRDGKLCLMWRVGNLRKSHIVEAHVRAQLIKPRVTEEGEYIPLDQIDIDVGFDKGLDRIFLVSPITILHEIDEASPLFGISRQDLETDDFEIVVILEGMVEATAMTTQARSSYLANEILWGHRFEPVLFEEKNQYKIDYSHFHKTYEVPSTPRCSAKELVENKFLLPSANSFCYENELAFLSRDEEDEADGDQDGRSRDGLSPQPRHDFDRLQPGGGGALEQRPYRRESEI is encoded by the exons ATGACTCGATGGACCTCCCTCCAGGCCTCCAGGCCACACAAACCTGCCCCCTGTGATCTGGCGGCCTCCCGCCGGCGACTGAGTGCCCCAACCCTGGCCGCCTCCCCCTGGAGGGTCCCGGAATCTGGGGCTGAATCATCTCTCCAGAACAGCCCCCAGGCTCCCCACCCCTGCCGagtcccctcctcctggcccaggCAGAAGGAGCGGCTACCAGTATGGCCTCAGGCCTCAGCTCCTCAGACCCAGG GAGCCCTCCCACCTGGAGGCAGCCGGGGGGCGGGTCAGGGCCCCCCCCACCCCGGGATGACCGCGGCCAGCAGGGCCAACCCCTACAGCATCGTGTCGTCGGAGGAGGACGGTCTGCACCTGGTCACCATGTCGGGCGCCAACGGCTTCGGCAATGGCAAGGTCCACACGCGGCGCCGGTGCCGCAACCGCTTTGTCAAGAAGAACGGCCAGTGCAACATCGAGTTCGCCAACATGGACGAGAAGTCGCAGCGCTACCTGGCGGACATGTTCACCACCTGCGTGGACATCCGCTGGCGCTACATGCTGCTCATCTTCTCGCTGGCCTTCCTGGCCTCCTGGCTGCTCTTTGGCGTCATCTTCTGGGTCATCGCCGTGGCCCACGGCGACCTGGAGCCGGCCGAGGGCCGGGGCCGCACCCCGTGCGTGCTGCAGGTGCACGGCTTCATGGCCGCCTTCCTCTTCTCCATCGAGACGCAGACCACCATCGGCTACGGGCTGCGCTGTGTGACCGAGGAGTGCCCCGTGGCCGTCTTCATGGTGGTGGCCCAGTCCATCGTGGGCTGCATCATCGACTCCTTCATGATCGGTGCCATCATGGCCAAGATGGCGCGTCCCAAGAAGCGGGCGCAGACGCTGCTGTTCAGCCACAATGCTGTGGTGGCCCTGCGCGACGGCAAGCTCTGCCTCATGTGGCGGGTGGGCAACCTCCGCAAGAGTCATATCGTGGAGGCCCATGTGCGGGCGCAGCTCATTAAGCCCAGGGTCACGGAGGAGGGTGAGTACATCCCGCTGGATCAGATCGACATCGATGTGGGCTTTGACAAGGGCCTGGACCGCATCTTCCTGGTGTCGCCCATCACCATCCTGCACGAGATCGACGAGGCCAGCCCGCTGTTCGGCATCAGCAGGCAGGACCTGGAGACGGACGACTTTGAGATCGTGGTCATTCTGGAGGGCATGGTGGAGGCCACCGCCATGACCACGCAGGCCCGCAGCTCCTACCTGGCCAACGAGATCCTGTGGGGCCACCGCTTTGAGCCGGTGCTCTTTGAGGAGAAGAATCAGTATAAGATTGACTACTCCCACTTCCATAAGACCTACGAGGTGCCCTCCACGCCCCGCTGTAGTGCCAAGGAACTGGTGGAGAACAAGTTCCTCCTGCCCAGCGCCAACTCCTTCTGCTATGAGAATGAGCTGGCCTTCCTGAGCCGGGACGAGGAGGACGAGGCGGACGGAGACCAGGACGGCCGCAGTCGAGATGGCCTGAGCCCCCAGCCCCGGCATGACTTTGACAGGCTGCAGCCTGGCGGCGGTGGTGCCCTTGAACAGCGGCCCTACAGGAGGGAGTCAGAGATCTGA
- the Kcnj12 gene encoding ATP-sensitive inward rectifier potassium channel 12 isoform X3, with translation MVGAPCPLPAELASNAACLVGTALSGSGALPPGGSRGAGQGPPHPGMTAASRANPYSIVSSEEDGLHLVTMSGANGFGNGKVHTRRRCRNRFVKKNGQCNIEFANMDEKSQRYLADMFTTCVDIRWRYMLLIFSLAFLASWLLFGVIFWVIAVAHGDLEPAEGRGRTPCVLQVHGFMAAFLFSIETQTTIGYGLRCVTEECPVAVFMVVAQSIVGCIIDSFMIGAIMAKMARPKKRAQTLLFSHNAVVALRDGKLCLMWRVGNLRKSHIVEAHVRAQLIKPRVTEEGEYIPLDQIDIDVGFDKGLDRIFLVSPITILHEIDEASPLFGISRQDLETDDFEIVVILEGMVEATAMTTQARSSYLANEILWGHRFEPVLFEEKNQYKIDYSHFHKTYEVPSTPRCSAKELVENKFLLPSANSFCYENELAFLSRDEEDEADGDQDGRSRDGLSPQPRHDFDRLQPGGGGALEQRPYRRESEI, from the exons ATGGTCGGTGCCCCCTGTCCTCTGCCTGCTGAATTGGCTTCGAACGCCGCCTGTCTGGTTGGAACTGCCTTGTCTGGCTCAG GAGCCCTCCCACCTGGAGGCAGCCGGGGGGCGGGTCAGGGCCCCCCCCACCCCGGGATGACCGCGGCCAGCAGGGCCAACCCCTACAGCATCGTGTCGTCGGAGGAGGACGGTCTGCACCTGGTCACCATGTCGGGCGCCAACGGCTTCGGCAATGGCAAGGTCCACACGCGGCGCCGGTGCCGCAACCGCTTTGTCAAGAAGAACGGCCAGTGCAACATCGAGTTCGCCAACATGGACGAGAAGTCGCAGCGCTACCTGGCGGACATGTTCACCACCTGCGTGGACATCCGCTGGCGCTACATGCTGCTCATCTTCTCGCTGGCCTTCCTGGCCTCCTGGCTGCTCTTTGGCGTCATCTTCTGGGTCATCGCCGTGGCCCACGGCGACCTGGAGCCGGCCGAGGGCCGGGGCCGCACCCCGTGCGTGCTGCAGGTGCACGGCTTCATGGCCGCCTTCCTCTTCTCCATCGAGACGCAGACCACCATCGGCTACGGGCTGCGCTGTGTGACCGAGGAGTGCCCCGTGGCCGTCTTCATGGTGGTGGCCCAGTCCATCGTGGGCTGCATCATCGACTCCTTCATGATCGGTGCCATCATGGCCAAGATGGCGCGTCCCAAGAAGCGGGCGCAGACGCTGCTGTTCAGCCACAATGCTGTGGTGGCCCTGCGCGACGGCAAGCTCTGCCTCATGTGGCGGGTGGGCAACCTCCGCAAGAGTCATATCGTGGAGGCCCATGTGCGGGCGCAGCTCATTAAGCCCAGGGTCACGGAGGAGGGTGAGTACATCCCGCTGGATCAGATCGACATCGATGTGGGCTTTGACAAGGGCCTGGACCGCATCTTCCTGGTGTCGCCCATCACCATCCTGCACGAGATCGACGAGGCCAGCCCGCTGTTCGGCATCAGCAGGCAGGACCTGGAGACGGACGACTTTGAGATCGTGGTCATTCTGGAGGGCATGGTGGAGGCCACCGCCATGACCACGCAGGCCCGCAGCTCCTACCTGGCCAACGAGATCCTGTGGGGCCACCGCTTTGAGCCGGTGCTCTTTGAGGAGAAGAATCAGTATAAGATTGACTACTCCCACTTCCATAAGACCTACGAGGTGCCCTCCACGCCCCGCTGTAGTGCCAAGGAACTGGTGGAGAACAAGTTCCTCCTGCCCAGCGCCAACTCCTTCTGCTATGAGAATGAGCTGGCCTTCCTGAGCCGGGACGAGGAGGACGAGGCGGACGGAGACCAGGACGGCCGCAGTCGAGATGGCCTGAGCCCCCAGCCCCGGCATGACTTTGACAGGCTGCAGCCTGGCGGCGGTGGTGCCCTTGAACAGCGGCCCTACAGGAGGGAGTCAGAGATCTGA
- the Kcnj12 gene encoding ATP-sensitive inward rectifier potassium channel 12 isoform X1 codes for MVGAPCPLPAELASNAACLVGTALSGSGLHLLRALAGAAMTRWTSLQASRPHKPAPCDLAASRRRLSAPTLAASPWRVPESGAESSLQNSPQAPHPCRVPSSWPRQKERLPVWPQASAPQTQGALPPGGSRGAGQGPPHPGMTAASRANPYSIVSSEEDGLHLVTMSGANGFGNGKVHTRRRCRNRFVKKNGQCNIEFANMDEKSQRYLADMFTTCVDIRWRYMLLIFSLAFLASWLLFGVIFWVIAVAHGDLEPAEGRGRTPCVLQVHGFMAAFLFSIETQTTIGYGLRCVTEECPVAVFMVVAQSIVGCIIDSFMIGAIMAKMARPKKRAQTLLFSHNAVVALRDGKLCLMWRVGNLRKSHIVEAHVRAQLIKPRVTEEGEYIPLDQIDIDVGFDKGLDRIFLVSPITILHEIDEASPLFGISRQDLETDDFEIVVILEGMVEATAMTTQARSSYLANEILWGHRFEPVLFEEKNQYKIDYSHFHKTYEVPSTPRCSAKELVENKFLLPSANSFCYENELAFLSRDEEDEADGDQDGRSRDGLSPQPRHDFDRLQPGGGGALEQRPYRRESEI; via the exons ATGGTCGGTGCCCCCTGTCCTCTGCCTGCTGAATTGGCTTCGAACGCCGCCTGTCTGGTTGGAACTGCCTTGTCTGGCTCAG GCCTCCATCTGCTCAGAGCACTAGCTGGAGCAGCCATGACTCGATGGACCTCCCTCCAGGCCTCCAGGCCACACAAACCTGCCCCCTGTGATCTGGCGGCCTCCCGCCGGCGACTGAGTGCCCCAACCCTGGCCGCCTCCCCCTGGAGGGTCCCGGAATCTGGGGCTGAATCATCTCTCCAGAACAGCCCCCAGGCTCCCCACCCCTGCCGagtcccctcctcctggcccaggCAGAAGGAGCGGCTACCAGTATGGCCTCAGGCCTCAGCTCCTCAGACCCAGG GAGCCCTCCCACCTGGAGGCAGCCGGGGGGCGGGTCAGGGCCCCCCCCACCCCGGGATGACCGCGGCCAGCAGGGCCAACCCCTACAGCATCGTGTCGTCGGAGGAGGACGGTCTGCACCTGGTCACCATGTCGGGCGCCAACGGCTTCGGCAATGGCAAGGTCCACACGCGGCGCCGGTGCCGCAACCGCTTTGTCAAGAAGAACGGCCAGTGCAACATCGAGTTCGCCAACATGGACGAGAAGTCGCAGCGCTACCTGGCGGACATGTTCACCACCTGCGTGGACATCCGCTGGCGCTACATGCTGCTCATCTTCTCGCTGGCCTTCCTGGCCTCCTGGCTGCTCTTTGGCGTCATCTTCTGGGTCATCGCCGTGGCCCACGGCGACCTGGAGCCGGCCGAGGGCCGGGGCCGCACCCCGTGCGTGCTGCAGGTGCACGGCTTCATGGCCGCCTTCCTCTTCTCCATCGAGACGCAGACCACCATCGGCTACGGGCTGCGCTGTGTGACCGAGGAGTGCCCCGTGGCCGTCTTCATGGTGGTGGCCCAGTCCATCGTGGGCTGCATCATCGACTCCTTCATGATCGGTGCCATCATGGCCAAGATGGCGCGTCCCAAGAAGCGGGCGCAGACGCTGCTGTTCAGCCACAATGCTGTGGTGGCCCTGCGCGACGGCAAGCTCTGCCTCATGTGGCGGGTGGGCAACCTCCGCAAGAGTCATATCGTGGAGGCCCATGTGCGGGCGCAGCTCATTAAGCCCAGGGTCACGGAGGAGGGTGAGTACATCCCGCTGGATCAGATCGACATCGATGTGGGCTTTGACAAGGGCCTGGACCGCATCTTCCTGGTGTCGCCCATCACCATCCTGCACGAGATCGACGAGGCCAGCCCGCTGTTCGGCATCAGCAGGCAGGACCTGGAGACGGACGACTTTGAGATCGTGGTCATTCTGGAGGGCATGGTGGAGGCCACCGCCATGACCACGCAGGCCCGCAGCTCCTACCTGGCCAACGAGATCCTGTGGGGCCACCGCTTTGAGCCGGTGCTCTTTGAGGAGAAGAATCAGTATAAGATTGACTACTCCCACTTCCATAAGACCTACGAGGTGCCCTCCACGCCCCGCTGTAGTGCCAAGGAACTGGTGGAGAACAAGTTCCTCCTGCCCAGCGCCAACTCCTTCTGCTATGAGAATGAGCTGGCCTTCCTGAGCCGGGACGAGGAGGACGAGGCGGACGGAGACCAGGACGGCCGCAGTCGAGATGGCCTGAGCCCCCAGCCCCGGCATGACTTTGACAGGCTGCAGCCTGGCGGCGGTGGTGCCCTTGAACAGCGGCCCTACAGGAGGGAGTCAGAGATCTGA